In Microbulbifer salipaludis, a genomic segment contains:
- the accD gene encoding acetyl-CoA carboxylase, carboxyltransferase subunit beta — protein MSWLEKIVPSVIRTERRAGSSKVPEGVWKKCVKCDSTLYLPELERNLDVCPKCEHHFRIGARRRLDMFLDTEHREELATDVEPVDRLKFKDVKKYKDRLTQAQKATGEKDALVAMQGLLEGKPVVAVAFEFAFHGGSMGYVVGEKFTRAAQRALEERIPLVCFSATGGARMQEALISLMQMAKTSAVLEKMRMAGVPYISIMTDPVYGGVSASLALLGDINAAEPGARAGFAGPNIIEQTIRQKLPKGFQRAEFLLEHGAIDMIIPRKDMRNTVGRLLGKLSNN, from the coding sequence ATGAGCTGGTTAGAAAAAATTGTCCCCTCGGTGATTCGCACCGAGCGTCGCGCCGGTTCCAGCAAGGTACCGGAAGGGGTGTGGAAAAAGTGCGTGAAGTGCGATTCCACCCTCTACTTGCCCGAGCTGGAACGCAATCTGGATGTGTGCCCCAAGTGTGAGCACCATTTCCGCATCGGTGCCCGTCGCCGGCTGGATATGTTCCTGGATACGGAGCACCGCGAAGAACTGGCCACCGATGTGGAGCCGGTTGACCGCCTCAAGTTCAAAGATGTAAAGAAATACAAGGATCGCCTCACCCAGGCGCAGAAGGCCACCGGCGAAAAAGATGCCCTGGTGGCCATGCAGGGCCTGCTGGAAGGCAAGCCGGTGGTGGCTGTAGCGTTTGAGTTCGCGTTCCACGGTGGCTCCATGGGCTACGTGGTGGGTGAAAAGTTCACCCGTGCCGCGCAGCGCGCGTTGGAAGAGCGCATTCCCCTGGTGTGCTTCTCCGCCACCGGCGGTGCGCGCATGCAGGAAGCACTGATCTCGCTTATGCAGATGGCAAAGACTTCTGCGGTGCTGGAGAAGATGCGCATGGCCGGTGTGCCTTATATCTCGATCATGACAGATCCGGTGTACGGTGGGGTTTCTGCGTCGCTGGCGTTGCTGGGCGATATCAACGCGGCAGAGCCGGGCGCGCGTGCCGGATTTGCCGGCCCGAATATTATCGAGCAGACCATTCGCCAGAAGCTGCCAAAAGGTTTCCAGCGTGCGGAGTTCCTGCTGGAGCACGGCGCTATCGATATGATCATTCCGCGCAAGGATATGCGGAATACGGTTGGGCGCCTGTTGGGCAAACTGTCCAACAACTAA
- the folC gene encoding bifunctional tetrahydrofolate synthase/dihydrofolate synthase: MRDLQSWLSRLEQLHPTEIELGLERVASVADVLDVRTPARRIVTVAGTNGKGSCVRTMEALLCAGDHSVGAYSSPHLLRFNERIRIDGAEVDDALLVRAFEAVEQARGGISLTYFEFTTLAAFWLFKQADVEFALLEVGLGGRLDAVNIVDPDIAMITSVAVDHEAWLGSDREVIGREKAGILRAGKTFVCADPRPPASVIDVSGKLGCDSYFIDRDFSLHDGEYRLDAEPRLVFGMPELQLPPASVAAAVTALALAGALPGVESVCEILKGLQMPGRCQQIHWRGHDLLLDVGHNPAAAEYLADWLARHPVAGHTHALVAVMADKDLAGLAAPLKPVVDRWYPALLPDNPRAADVEQLVAGLHAAEVPEEQVAGPVVPVAAQLERALGQLGASDRLLVFGSFFTVAAVLQLTREQHDGQPGQ, translated from the coding sequence ATGCGTGATCTTCAGTCCTGGCTCTCCCGTCTGGAGCAGTTACACCCCACAGAAATCGAACTCGGCCTGGAGCGGGTGGCTTCCGTAGCCGATGTCCTCGATGTGCGCACACCTGCGCGGCGCATCGTGACCGTGGCGGGCACCAACGGCAAAGGCAGTTGTGTGCGCACCATGGAGGCGCTGCTGTGTGCCGGAGATCACTCGGTGGGGGCGTATAGCTCTCCGCACTTGCTGCGTTTCAATGAGCGCATCCGGATTGATGGGGCGGAGGTGGATGACGCGCTGCTTGTGCGTGCGTTCGAGGCGGTGGAGCAGGCGCGGGGCGGGATCAGCCTGACTTATTTCGAGTTCACCACACTGGCGGCATTCTGGCTGTTCAAACAGGCGGACGTGGAGTTTGCGCTGCTGGAGGTGGGCCTGGGTGGACGCCTGGATGCGGTCAATATCGTGGATCCGGATATCGCCATGATCACCAGCGTGGCGGTGGACCACGAGGCCTGGCTGGGCAGTGACCGGGAAGTGATCGGTCGCGAGAAGGCGGGCATTTTGCGCGCGGGCAAGACGTTCGTGTGTGCGGATCCCCGGCCGCCGGCGTCGGTCATCGATGTGTCCGGCAAGCTCGGTTGTGACAGTTACTTTATTGACCGGGATTTTTCCCTGCACGATGGCGAGTATCGCCTGGATGCCGAGCCGCGGCTGGTATTTGGCATGCCCGAACTGCAGTTGCCCCCGGCCAGTGTGGCGGCGGCGGTAACGGCACTGGCCCTGGCGGGGGCTCTGCCCGGGGTGGAGTCTGTCTGCGAAATTCTCAAGGGGCTGCAGATGCCCGGGCGCTGTCAGCAGATTCACTGGCGGGGCCACGATCTGCTGCTGGACGTGGGGCATAACCCGGCGGCCGCGGAATACCTGGCGGACTGGCTGGCACGCCATCCGGTGGCGGGACACACCCATGCACTGGTAGCGGTGATGGCAGATAAAGACCTGGCGGGGCTCGCGGCGCCCCTCAAGCCGGTTGTTGACCGGTGGTATCCGGCGCTGTTGCCGGATAACCCTCGTGCGGCAGACGTCGAGCAGCTTGTGGCGGGATTGCATGCCGCCGAGGTGCCCGAAGAACAGGTTGCAGGGCCCGTTGTGCCGGTGGCCGCGCAGCTGGAGCGGGCCCTGGGGCAGTTGGGGGCGAGCGACAGGTTGCTTGTATTCGGTTCTTTCTTTACCGTTGCAGCAGTACTGCAGCTTACAAGAGAGCAACACGATGGCCAGCCGGGACAGTGA
- a CDS encoding O-succinylhomoserine sulfhydrylase encodes MFEDDGYALETLAVRAGQSRSAEGEHAEPIYTTSSYVFPSAAEAAARFSGESPGNVYSRYTNPTVRMFEERIAAMEGGEAAVATSSGMAAILSLCMTMLQSGDKVVCSRSVFGTTTALFTRYMIKFGVKVAFVELTDVQAWKDAMDGDTKLLFMETPSNPLCEVADIRAMADLAHSAGAQLVVDNCFCTPALQRPLELGADIVVHSATKFLDGQGRCVGGVLVGKKEVMDEAVIFLRTCGPSMSPFNAWVFLKGLETLNLRMRAHCTSALDIAWWLKEQPQVEKVNYVGLPSHPNHQLAAAQQSGFGAVFSFTVAGGREAAWKVIDACHIFSVTANLGDAKSTIVHPATTTHGRLSEEDKQKAGITENLIRISVGLEHVEDLKADLARGLSALP; translated from the coding sequence ATGTTTGAAGACGACGGCTACGCACTGGAAACACTGGCGGTAAGGGCAGGCCAGAGCCGGTCGGCGGAAGGCGAGCACGCCGAGCCTATCTACACCACGTCCAGTTACGTTTTTCCCTCAGCGGCCGAGGCCGCAGCGCGCTTTTCTGGGGAATCCCCCGGCAATGTCTACTCCCGTTACACCAATCCCACCGTGCGTATGTTCGAAGAGCGCATCGCCGCGATGGAGGGGGGCGAGGCGGCCGTCGCTACGTCCAGCGGTATGGCCGCGATTCTCAGCCTGTGCATGACGATGCTGCAAAGCGGCGACAAGGTCGTCTGCTCGCGCAGTGTGTTTGGTACCACCACCGCGCTGTTTACCCGCTACATGATCAAGTTCGGGGTGAAGGTTGCGTTCGTCGAGCTGACGGACGTCCAGGCCTGGAAAGACGCGATGGACGGCGATACCAAACTGCTGTTTATGGAAACACCGTCCAACCCCCTGTGCGAAGTGGCGGACATCCGCGCGATGGCCGATCTTGCCCACAGCGCGGGTGCGCAGCTGGTGGTCGACAACTGTTTCTGCACGCCGGCCCTGCAACGCCCACTGGAACTCGGTGCGGATATCGTGGTGCACTCGGCCACCAAATTCCTCGATGGCCAGGGGCGCTGTGTCGGCGGTGTGTTGGTGGGCAAAAAGGAAGTGATGGATGAAGCGGTCATCTTCCTGCGCACCTGTGGCCCGAGCATGAGCCCGTTTAATGCCTGGGTATTCCTCAAAGGGCTGGAAACGCTCAACCTGCGTATGCGCGCGCACTGTACCAGCGCCCTGGATATTGCCTGGTGGCTCAAGGAGCAGCCACAGGTGGAGAAGGTCAATTATGTGGGGCTGCCCAGCCACCCCAACCACCAGCTTGCCGCCGCGCAGCAAAGTGGTTTTGGTGCAGTGTTCAGTTTCACCGTGGCCGGTGGGCGCGAGGCCGCCTGGAAGGTGATCGACGCGTGCCATATCTTTTCGGTGACCGCCAACCTGGGTGACGCAAAAAGCACCATTGTGCACCCGGCGACCACTACTCACGGCCGCCTGAGTGAAGAAGACAAGCAAAAGGCGGGGATTACCGAGAACCTGATCCGGATTTCGGTCGGGTTGGAACACGTGGAGGACCTGAAAGCAGATCTGGCGCGAGGCTTGTCTGCGCTCCCATAA
- the purF gene encoding amidophosphoribosyltransferase, protein MCGIVGIVGKSDVNLQLYDALTLLQHRGQDAAGIVTCDGDRLNQQKANGLVRDVFRARHMQRLTGNFGIGHVRYPTAGSSGPALAQPFYVNSPYGIAMAHNGNLTNVDDVKEAIFQQDLRHINTDSDSEVLLNVFAHELHKQHKLQPKAEDIFTAMRAVHKRVRGGYACVAMIVGYGVVAFRDPNGIRPLVYGKRETDKGTEYMVASESVALDVLGYTLVRDVAPGECIYIELDGTVHSEQCAEDPQLRPCIFEHVYFARPDSIMDGVSVHKARLRQGEHLAEKILRERPDHDIDVVIPIPDSSRSAGQMVAHRLGVKFREGMVKNRYIGRTFIMPGQKQRKKSVRQKLNPIELEFRGKNVLLVDDSIVRGTTCKQIIQMAREAGANKVYFASAAPAVKYPNVYGIDMPSATELVAHNRTTEEVCEEIGADWLIYQDLDELIVSSADGNSAIKEFDCAVFDGKYITGDVTQEYLESLHAARNDNAKGKGNDSSL, encoded by the coding sequence ATGTGTGGCATCGTTGGAATCGTCGGCAAAAGTGACGTCAATCTGCAGTTGTATGATGCGCTTACCCTGTTACAGCACCGGGGCCAGGACGCCGCGGGTATCGTCACCTGTGATGGTGACCGCCTGAATCAGCAAAAGGCCAATGGCCTGGTGCGCGACGTGTTTCGCGCGCGCCATATGCAGCGTCTTACGGGTAATTTCGGTATCGGCCATGTGCGCTACCCCACCGCCGGCAGCTCCGGCCCGGCACTGGCCCAGCCCTTCTATGTAAACTCCCCGTACGGCATTGCCATGGCCCACAATGGCAACCTCACCAATGTCGATGACGTGAAGGAAGCCATCTTCCAGCAGGACCTGCGCCACATCAACACCGACTCCGATTCCGAAGTTCTGTTGAATGTGTTTGCCCACGAGCTGCACAAGCAGCACAAGCTGCAGCCCAAGGCCGAAGACATTTTCACCGCGATGCGCGCTGTACATAAACGTGTGCGCGGCGGTTACGCCTGTGTGGCCATGATCGTCGGTTACGGCGTGGTTGCCTTCCGCGACCCCAACGGCATCCGCCCGCTGGTGTACGGCAAGCGTGAGACCGACAAGGGCACGGAATATATGGTGGCCTCCGAGTCCGTTGCGCTGGACGTTCTGGGTTACACCCTGGTCCGTGACGTGGCGCCGGGGGAATGCATTTATATTGAGCTGGATGGTACCGTGCACTCCGAGCAGTGCGCGGAAGACCCGCAACTGCGCCCGTGTATTTTCGAGCATGTGTATTTTGCCCGTCCGGATTCCATCATGGACGGTGTATCGGTGCACAAGGCGCGTCTGCGCCAGGGCGAGCACCTCGCGGAAAAAATTCTGCGCGAGCGCCCGGATCACGATATCGATGTGGTCATTCCGATCCCCGATTCCTCCCGTTCTGCGGGCCAGATGGTGGCGCACCGTCTGGGGGTGAAGTTCCGTGAAGGTATGGTGAAGAACCGCTATATCGGCCGTACCTTCATCATGCCGGGACAGAAGCAGCGCAAGAAGTCGGTGCGTCAGAAGCTGAACCCGATTGAGCTGGAGTTCCGCGGCAAGAATGTGTTGCTGGTGGATGACTCGATTGTGCGCGGTACTACGTGCAAGCAGATTATCCAGATGGCCCGTGAGGCTGGTGCCAACAAGGTGTATTTCGCTTCTGCTGCGCCGGCGGTGAAGTACCCGAATGTGTACGGTATTGATATGCCTTCGGCCACTGAGCTGGTGGCTCATAACCGCACTACCGAAGAGGTGTGTGAGGAGATCGGTGCAGACTGGCTGATCTATCAGGATCTCGATGAACTGATCGTTTCCTCCGCCGACGGTAACAGCGCGATCAAGGAGTTTGATTGTGCGGTATTTGATGGCAAGTACATCACCGGTGATGTGACCCAAGAGTACCTGGAGAGCCTGCACGCGGCGCGCAATGACAATGCGAAAGGCAAGGGCAACGATAGCTCTCTGTAA
- a CDS encoding SPOR domain-containing protein translates to MASRDSDTDAYASKNPRASRRLNDGVKQRIVGALVLAALAVIFLPSLFDREGARYIDVTSQIPQAPDIKPIAIAEPSPVEDIEPAPPVDEVFQPEFVEQTAPAPVPETVASAADQATPSPSVAAAKPQPKAEPAVEPAPSVQLPAEETQLDDKGLPEGWVIQVGAYREPASAERMRARLMDAGFRAYTRAVDTPKGRLVRVFVGPKLSRVDAQSDKQKLDKLLKAETLILRYRA, encoded by the coding sequence ATGGCCAGCCGGGACAGTGATACTGACGCTTACGCCTCGAAAAACCCACGCGCTTCCCGCCGGCTGAACGACGGGGTCAAGCAGCGTATTGTCGGTGCGCTGGTGTTGGCCGCGCTGGCGGTGATATTCCTGCCGAGCCTGTTTGATCGGGAGGGCGCGCGCTATATCGACGTGACCAGTCAGATTCCTCAGGCACCGGATATCAAGCCCATCGCGATTGCCGAACCCAGCCCGGTGGAGGATATCGAGCCAGCTCCGCCGGTCGACGAGGTGTTCCAGCCGGAGTTCGTGGAGCAGACGGCACCAGCGCCCGTACCGGAAACGGTTGCATCGGCAGCTGATCAGGCGACGCCGTCGCCCTCAGTGGCAGCCGCCAAGCCGCAGCCCAAGGCGGAACCCGCCGTCGAACCCGCCCCATCTGTTCAATTGCCCGCGGAAGAAACCCAGCTGGATGACAAGGGCCTGCCCGAGGGCTGGGTGATTCAGGTTGGGGCTTATCGGGAGCCCGCCAGTGCCGAGCGCATGCGCGCGAGGCTCATGGATGCGGGCTTTCGCGCTTACACCCGGGCCGTCGACACACCCAAGGGCCGCCTGGTGCGGGTGTTTGTCGGTCCCAAGTTGAGCCGTGTGGACGCTCAGTCAGACAAGCAGAAGCTGGATAAGCTGCTGAAGGCCGAGACTCTGATTCTGCGCTACCGTGCCTGA
- a CDS encoding AAA family ATPase, producing the protein MQKIISAIVADIGKVLLGKEHQVKLALACLLARGHLLIEDLPGMGKTTLAHALAQVLGLSYKRVQFTSDMLPADILGVSIFERESGQFRFHEGPVFSQLLLADEINRSSPKTQSALLEAMEERQVSIDGETRPLPEPFFVIATQNPLQQSGTFVLPESQLDRFLMRISLGYPTREAERALFQGVDPRAQLAQLKPRISGEGLRKLQSLVGQVKASESLLDYLERLVLHTRQSPECGVGLSPRGALALLHAARAWALIHNRGHVLPEDLQAVLPSVAGHRLQSDGTDGTQLVERMMHQVDIIAA; encoded by the coding sequence GTGCAAAAAATCATTTCCGCGATTGTCGCCGATATCGGCAAAGTCCTGTTGGGTAAAGAGCATCAGGTAAAACTGGCGCTGGCGTGTCTGTTGGCGCGCGGCCATCTGTTGATCGAAGACCTGCCGGGTATGGGCAAAACCACCCTGGCTCACGCCCTGGCACAGGTGCTTGGCCTCAGTTACAAGCGTGTCCAGTTCACCAGCGATATGCTGCCCGCGGACATCCTCGGCGTGAGTATCTTCGAGCGCGAGTCGGGCCAGTTCCGTTTCCATGAAGGGCCGGTCTTCAGCCAGCTGCTGCTCGCCGATGAAATCAATCGCAGCTCCCCCAAAACCCAGAGCGCGCTGCTGGAGGCGATGGAGGAGCGCCAGGTCAGTATTGATGGCGAAACCCGTCCACTGCCTGAGCCATTCTTTGTGATCGCCACCCAGAACCCGCTGCAGCAATCCGGCACTTTCGTGCTGCCGGAATCCCAGCTCGACCGCTTCCTCATGCGCATTAGCCTCGGTTACCCCACCCGCGAAGCCGAGCGGGCGCTGTTTCAGGGCGTCGATCCCCGCGCGCAGCTGGCGCAGCTCAAGCCCCGTATCAGCGGTGAAGGGCTGCGCAAACTGCAGTCACTGGTAGGGCAGGTCAAGGCTTCCGAGTCGCTGCTCGACTATTTGGAGCGCCTGGTGCTGCATACCCGCCAGAGCCCCGAGTGTGGTGTCGGCCTGTCGCCGCGCGGCGCGCTGGCCCTGCTGCACGCCGCCCGCGCCTGGGCGCTGATCCACAACCGCGGCCACGTGCTGCCGGAAGACCTGCAGGCGGTACTGCCGTCGGTTGCCGGCCACCGGTTGCAGAGTGATGGAACCGATGGCACTCAGCTGGTGGAGCGCATGATGCACCAGGTGGACATCATTGCCGCCTGA
- a CDS encoding CvpA family protein, with amino-acid sequence MNWADWTILAIVAISTLIGLSRGFVREVLSLLTWVAAFVVAMMFRDQLAPLLSNLVDTPSLQAIAAFSILFIFTLLAGAGLNMTLSAFVEATGLSGTDRVLGMVFGLFRGGIIVMALLIFAPALAPVNEDGWWQESALIPHFLEFEDRAREAAGAIKDFFAGQLD; translated from the coding sequence ATGAACTGGGCTGACTGGACCATTCTGGCAATCGTCGCCATCTCCACGCTGATCGGCTTGAGCCGAGGCTTCGTGCGCGAAGTCCTGTCGCTACTCACCTGGGTGGCGGCATTCGTTGTGGCGATGATGTTTCGCGATCAGCTGGCACCACTGCTCTCCAACCTCGTCGATACGCCTTCACTGCAGGCCATAGCCGCCTTTTCCATCCTGTTCATCTTTACCCTGCTGGCGGGAGCCGGCCTGAACATGACCCTGTCTGCGTTCGTGGAGGCCACAGGCCTTTCCGGTACGGACCGGGTATTGGGAATGGTGTTTGGATTGTTCCGCGGCGGCATCATCGTGATGGCGCTGCTGATCTTCGCCCCGGCGCTGGCGCCGGTGAATGAGGATGGCTGGTGGCAGGAATCGGCGTTGATACCGCATTTTCTCGAGTTTGAAGATCGTGCGCGCGAAGCGGCTGGCGCGATCAAGGATTTCTTCGCAGGGCAACTTGACTGA
- a CDS encoding DUF58 domain-containing protein, producing the protein MSVQPLNSNPASGQTRQQAGTAGAKPLLRARWLRWLNRRVPPAQSLTLDHRTLFILPSGAGMGLLLVIFLLWLLGTNYENNLVLALAFLLVGLLVILPVHTIANLSGLKLQLRDTQPAYAGDYGQARIALRKTGKRHHERVQLAWPPEEGVEVDVVDGDAHEIRLDLPLLQRGRVKAPRIHVQSRFPLGLFRCWTWVDLDAEFLVYPQPKSAGPLPFGASVGEGDQHRTLTAGGDDFAGLKSYQPGDSLRHVAWKQYAGGRDLYSKEYASGSDTRLWLDWDLLGGRDVETRLSNLCAWVLDAERAQVPYGLRLPGHTIDPGLGTVHKHKVLSTLALFPVQGVSQ; encoded by the coding sequence GTGTCGGTACAACCCCTCAACAGCAACCCGGCATCTGGCCAGACGCGGCAGCAGGCGGGTACGGCCGGCGCAAAGCCTTTGCTGCGCGCGCGCTGGCTGCGGTGGCTCAATCGGCGCGTGCCGCCGGCGCAATCCCTCACTCTCGATCACCGCACGCTGTTCATCCTGCCCAGTGGCGCAGGCATGGGGCTGCTGCTGGTGATTTTTCTGTTGTGGCTGCTGGGCACCAATTACGAGAACAATCTGGTGCTGGCGCTTGCCTTTCTGCTGGTGGGCTTGCTGGTGATCCTGCCGGTGCACACCATTGCCAACCTGTCCGGTCTGAAGCTGCAACTGCGGGATACACAACCCGCCTATGCCGGCGACTACGGCCAGGCCAGGATCGCCCTGCGTAAAACCGGCAAGCGACATCACGAGCGCGTGCAGCTCGCATGGCCACCGGAGGAGGGCGTTGAGGTTGATGTTGTGGATGGCGATGCTCATGAAATTCGCCTCGACCTCCCACTATTGCAACGCGGACGCGTCAAGGCGCCGCGTATACACGTGCAGAGCCGCTTTCCGCTGGGGCTGTTTCGCTGCTGGACCTGGGTGGACCTGGATGCGGAGTTTCTGGTGTACCCGCAGCCCAAGTCTGCGGGTCCGCTGCCTTTTGGCGCGAGTGTCGGGGAAGGGGATCAGCACAGGACGCTGACCGCCGGTGGTGATGATTTTGCCGGCCTGAAAAGCTACCAGCCTGGCGACTCGCTGCGCCATGTGGCGTGGAAGCAATACGCCGGCGGCCGGGATCTCTACAGCAAAGAGTACGCCTCGGGTAGCGATACCCGGCTGTGGCTCGACTGGGACCTGCTGGGTGGGCGCGATGTGGAGACCCGGCTCAGTAACCTCTGCGCCTGGGTGCTCGACGCCGAGCGGGCGCAGGTTCCCTATGGCCTCCGGCTGCCGGGGCACACCATTGATCCGGGGCTGGGTACGGTGCACAAGCACAAGGTACTGAGTACGCTGGCACTGTTTCCAGTGCAGGGAGTGAGCCAGTGA